The Chanodichthys erythropterus isolate Z2021 chromosome 12, ASM2448905v1, whole genome shotgun sequence genome contains a region encoding:
- the cfap97 gene encoding cilia- and flagella-associated protein 97, translating into MYSPKELEGEVDHSFFDSDNEANGPYGSEDGPLNKQKASERHDERTGKETHVSIDQIGSEVKSGRNTKVKARLEDGSNQQGRQGRSEETEYERERQSSDVLFKGSSTLPSATSSETMSNSQSEEGSSVHSYSSDEERELDEKHAAFKPRKTNGNVNSDDDGYHRSNDESEDDVRSTKHKRLSHGTPKKSAGKFHKLSRSRSSSFDPESSNSSEEKGSIRSQKHQRVGSANQKERQKEVAESEDTVTDVTPLSTPNVSPYQSIDVVLPSEPLAADVQQQKPSVADETVVNDVSDGQSSISSEGENGSVFLKVEKQLDRVLVVSSPGSVGSSRKNYSFSNEEVREIDLENQRLLRQLSHSTARSRAGSSACSKASSRRSSTPTIRLYHSALNRQREQERIQKENLAFLKRLESVKPTPGMTRDEQLADYQRQSRYLGTRVTALPPVKLKSNKTSGRTSRSGSSPHKARPETAKLSRVKPRPAWS; encoded by the exons ATGTACAGCCCTAAAGAGCTAGAGGGAGAAGTTGACCACTCATTCTTTGACAGTGACAATGAAGCTAATGGACCTTATGGTTCTGAGGATGGGCCGCTCAATAAACAGAAGGCCTCAGAACGACATGATGAGAGAACAGGAAAAGAGACCCATGTTTCAATAGATCAGATAGGGAGTGAAGTTAAAAGTGGGAGAAACACTAAAGTTAAAGCCAGACTGGAGGATGGTTCAAACCAGCAGGGCAGACAGGGACGGAGTGAAGAGACAGAATATGAAAGAGAGCGACAAAGTAGTGATGTACTTTTCAAAGGCTCCTCAACACTCCCAAGTGCCACAAGCTCTGAGACTATGagcaacagccaatcagaagaagGATCTAGTGTGCATTCGTACTCATCTGATGAGGAAAGAGAGCTGGATGAGAAGCATGCTGCTTTTAAACCCAGGAAAACCAATGGTAATGTTAACAGTGATGATGATGGATACCATCGTAGTAACGATGAAAGTGAGGACGATGTGAGATCAACAAAACATAAGAGATTGTCCCATGGAACACCAAAAAAATCTGCTGGTAAATTCCACAAGCTCAGCCGCAGCCGCTCGTCATCATTTGATCCCGAGTCCTCCAACAGTAGTGAAGAGAAAGGCTCAATTCGCTCACAGAAACATCAGCGGGTAGGTTCGGCTAACCAGAAAGAGCGACAAAAAGAAGTGGCAGAATCTGAAGACACAGTCACTGATGTTACACCTCTCTCGACACCAAATGTTAGTCCTTACCAGTCCATTGATGTGGTTCTGCCCTCTGAACCCTTGGCAGCAGATGTTCAACAGCAAAAGCCCAGTGTTGCAGATGAGACGGTTGTGAATGATGTTTCGGACGGTCAGAGCAGTATAAGTTCTGAAGGAGAGAATGGATCAG TGTTTTTAAAAGTAGAGAAACAGTTAGACAGAGTACTTGTGGTCTCCAGCCCTGGCAGTGTTGGCAGCAGCCGTAAGAACTATTCCTTCTCAAATGAAGAGGTACGGGAGATCGACCTGGAGAATCAGCGGCTATTACGTCAACTATCCCATTCCACGGCACGTTCGCGTGCCGGCAGTTCCGCCTGCTCCAAAGCCAGCAGTCGCAGGAGCAGTACACCAACTATACGCCTTTATCACAGCGCCCTCAACAGACAAAGAGAGCAAGAGCGAATCCAGAAGGAAAACCTG GCATTTCTGAAGCGTCTAGAATCTGTGAAGCCCACTCCTGGCATGACCCGAGATGAGCAGCTAGCTGATTATCAGCGCCAGAGCCGATACCTGGGAACACGCGTTACAGCTCTTCCGCCAGTCAAACTCAAATCCAACAAGACATCTg
- the ankrd37 gene encoding ankyrin repeat domain-containing protein 37, producing the protein MFLLETESLDCTSNLFESGYAVNGELSGPGHGQSPAHLAACGGQAFCLLWLLQTGADANQQDASGETPIHKAARAGSLECISVLMASYAHFDICNNAGQTAEDIAWSCGFEECGRFLNMHRRTRDLKNASSSPLAERHVLSSTLAGQKRGRTVSSAQDGKKARDW; encoded by the exons ATGTTTTTGCTTGAGACAGAGTCG CTGGACTGCACGAGTAATCTTTTTGAAAGTGGATATGCTGTGAATGGAGAGTTGAGTGGTCCCGGACACGGACAGTCTCCTGCGCATCTTGCGGCATGCGGAGGTCAGGCTTTCTGCTTGCTTTGGCTGCTGCAAACAGGTGCTGATGCAAACCAGCAG GACGCAAGTGGAGAGACGCCTATTCATAAAGCAGCCAGAGCGGGCAGTTTGGAGTGCATCAGTGTGCTGATGGCAAGTTATGCACATTTCGA CATTTGCAACAATGCTGGACAGACAGCTGAAGATATTGCATGGTCTTGTGGGTTTGAGGAATGTGGAAGGTTTTTAAACATGCATCGGAGAACACGGGACTTAAAGAACGCATCATCATCCCCTCTCGCTGAGCGGCATGTGCTGAGCAGCACTCTCGCAGGACAGAAGAGAGGCCGCACAGTCTCCAGCGCTCAAGACGGGAAGAAAGCAAGGGACTGGTGA
- the ufsp2 gene encoding ufm1-specific protease 2, with translation MVYSEECAIIFRVKGILEFSCQLDNPNGSQSQSIISKSFQGLRSKVSSKSIVFTVCNSPILIWPNTGFRSSMESLTEASSCGDILQYIESDDGGSKKSIKKKDKKRSGPTVVNMKLLFEVTDPAGNEAPSLIQMSTQQHFVKMPLHLDCVLSVTTDESLTFVCTELVETLRKQLADMEEVVLRYRKGSSFLVPQPFHFRLPEPAGLTTVIYPAGVPDSQLQAIREDLHRKFELPSDRPYLRRANAFHFPDAAYKDGYLRNPHVHLNPPNIEDAKLYLVQGVYSYHHYMQDRVDDDGWGCAYRSLQTICSWFQQQGYVETAVPTHMQIQQALVDVGDKEPRFVGSRQWIGSIEVQAVLNQLLGVTSKILFVSQGSELATKGRELANHFQTEGTPIMIGGGVLAHTILGVAWSENTGQIRFLILDPHYTGGEDLQTITDKGWCGWKGPEFWDQNAYYNLCLPQRPKTI, from the exons ATG GTTTATTCAGAGGAGTGCGCCATTATTTTTCGAGTGAAGGGAATCTTGGAGTTTTCATGCCAGCTTGACAATCCAAATG GTTCACAAAGTCAAAGCATCATATCAAAAAGTTTTCAGGGTCTTCGATCCAAGGTTTCATCCAAAAGTATTGTTTTCACTGTCTGTAACAGTCCAATATTAATATGGCCCAACACTGGTTTCCGGTCAAGCATGGAAAGCTTGACAGAAGCATCATCATGTGGAGACATACTCCAGTATATAGA atcagaTGATGGTGGGAGCAAGAAGAGcataaaaaagaaagataagAAAAGATCTGGACCT ACTGTAGTGAATATGAAGCTGTTGTTTGAGGTCACAGATCCTGCTGGGAATGAAGCTCCGAGTCTTATCCAAATGAGCACACAACAGCACTTTGTGAAGATGCCATTGCATTTAGACTGTGTTTTGTCTGTGACCACCGATGAGAGCCTGACATT TGTGTGTACAGAGCTGGTGGAGACATTAAGGAAGCAGTTAGCAGACATGGAAGAGGTGGTGCTGCGGTACAGGAAGGGCTCCTCTTTTCTTGTGCCACAGCCATTTCACTTTCGACTGCCTGAACCAGCTGGACTCACCACTGTGATCTACCCAGCAGGAGTGCCAGACAGCCAGTTACAGGCTATCAGAGAG GATCTGCATAGGAAGTTTGAGTTGCCAAGTGACAGGCCATACCTGAGACGCGCCAATGCCTTTCATTTCCCCGATGCAGCCTATAAAGACGGTTACCTCCGCAATCCCCACGTACATCTGAACCCACCAAACATTGAGGATGCTAAG CTGTATCTGGTGCAGGGTGTGTACAGTTATCATCACTACATGCAGGATCGTGTGGATGATGATGGCTGGGGATGTGCATATCGTTCTCTTCAGACTATCTGCTCCTGGTTCCAGCAGCAAGGATATGTGGAGACAGCTGTTCCCACACACATGCAGATCCAGCAG GCTCTTGTGGATGTTGGGGATAAAGAGCCACGTTTTGTTGGATCACGTCAGTGGATCGGCTCCATTGAAGTTCAGGCTGTCCTTAACCAGCTGCTGGGGGTCACCTCAAAGATCTTGTTTGTCAG TCAGGGATCTGAGCTGGCAACCAAGGGCAGAGAGCTGGCCAACCACTTCCAGACTGAAGGAACTCCTATCATGATTG GTGGGGGGGTACTTGCACACACTATTCTAGGTGTAGCGTGGAGCGAGAACACTGGACAAATACGCTTTCTTATCCTGGACCCTCACTATACTGGTGGAGAGGACCTGCAGACCATCACTGACAAG GGCTGGTGTGGATGGAAGGGACCAGAGTTCTGGGATCAAAATGCATATTACAACCTCTGCCTTCCCCAGAGACCTAAGACCATCTGA
- the si:dkey-256e7.8 gene encoding coiled-coil domain-containing protein 110 encodes MEKCKFSDGSLPCGFNSDPIMQASEGGGRDHSSVMDSKSKATTDLKDTLQKLRNTMAPVEEDKLILNKKENKARKHEASCHDNSLAAKPTRQCPFEIYLQKCTQLEKENLEVKKKLKKTEKYSKECTTELQRFVKRFKEFKNINKDLDSKNKHLLIKNQQMRQRITEVLKQSRPQSTDLKVPKCCEHHCQEKQQLRETVVVLKEGLENLKEPVESQRLKEDSESIEERKIVTRLQQENQNLRERLDHNCQVIKDAESRAERVQQELDELECCLLTVQTERNLLRQEVKRLHKEYISLTNSISLQLKGNNKAAGLTGFSGKPHESNALQSTMAKFTIGSCK; translated from the coding sequence ATGGAGAAGTGCAAATTTTCAGATGGTAGTTTACCGTGTGGGTTCAATTCTGACCCTATCATGCAAGCAAGTGAAGGTGGAGGAAGAGACCATTCCAGTGTTATGGACAGCAAGTCTAAAGCAACCACTGATCTTAAAGACACTCTGCAGAAACTGAGAAATACAATGGCGCCTGTTGAGGAGGACAAATTAATACTgaataagaaagaaaataaagccAGGAAACACGAAGCAAGCTGCCATGACAACAGTCTTGCAGCTAAGCCAACTCGTCAATGTCCATTTGAGATTTATTTACAAAAGTGCACGCAATTAGAGAAGGAAAACCTAGAGGTTAAGAAGAAGCTTAAAAAGACAGAGAAGTATTCCAAGGAATGCACAACAGAGCTGCAGAGATTTGTGAAGAGGTTTAAAGAgtttaaaaacataaacaaagaccTGGACTCGAAGAACAAACACCTTCTCATTAAAAACCAGCAAATGAGGCAAAGAATTACAGAGGTCTTAAAGCAGAGCAGACCTCAGTCCACAGATCTGAAAGTCCCCAAATGCTGTGAACACCACTGTCAGGAGAAGCAGCAACTAAGAGAAACAGTTGTTGTACTCAAAGAGGGGCTAGAGAACTTAAAAGAACCAGTCGAATCTCAAAGATTGAAAGAGGATTCAGAAAGTATCGAAGAGAGGAAGATTGTAACTCGGCTACAACAGGAAAACCAAAATCTAAGAGAGAGACTGGACCACAACTGTCAGGTCATAAAAGATGCTGAAAGTAGAGCCGAGAGAGTTCAGCAGGAGCTGGATGAGCTCGAGTGTTGTCTGCTCACTGTACAGACGGAGAGAAATCTGCTGCGACAGGAAGTAAAGAGGCTCCATAAGGAATATATCAGTCTTACTAACAGCATCTCACTGCAGCTGAAAGGAAACAACAAAGCTGCTGGTCTCACAGGGTTTTCAGGGAAACCCCATGAGAGCAATGCTTTACAGTCCACCATGGCAAAGTTTACCATAGGATCCTGTAAGTAA